A region from the Paludicola sp. MB14-C6 genome encodes:
- a CDS encoding ubiquitin-like protein, whose amino-acid sequence MYKRLTQILISTLIIGTLVVGFAPSVFAMQIFVRTLNGKNITLDVEASDSVLNLKEQISKKEGISVNEQRLLFNGKQLEDTSTLSDYNIGKESIIHLAMKHIHSYGDWVVTIEPTCNKEGERKKSCSCGDSITEPIPMLEEHKPSEWAIVKEPTYESEGQQIKQCTVCKKELEVKAISKLEKPSPPQTSTVIKTNTVPQTGDTTPVRPVMVIFCIAGFALLAGILLFVQTKKEKKSKTDITDKEEQTKNDEQ is encoded by the coding sequence ATGTATAAAAGATTGACACAAATTTTAATCTCCACTTTAATCATTGGAACATTAGTAGTGGGATTTGCACCCTCTGTTTTTGCAATGCAAATTTTTGTGAGAACATTGAATGGAAAAAATATCACGTTGGATGTGGAAGCGTCAGATTCCGTGTTGAATTTAAAGGAACAAATCAGTAAAAAAGAAGGAATCTCCGTAAATGAACAACGTCTGCTTTTTAACGGAAAGCAATTAGAAGATACTTCTACATTATCAGATTATAATATTGGAAAAGAATCAATAATCCATCTTGCAATGAAACATATTCATTCTTACGGAGATTGGGTAGTTACGATTGAACCAACTTGTAACAAAGAGGGCGAACGTAAAAAATCTTGTTCTTGTGGCGATAGCATAACTGAGCCAATTCCAATGTTGGAAGAGCATAAGCCATCAGAATGGGCTATTGTCAAAGAACCTACGTATGAATCCGAAGGGCAACAGATTAAACAATGTACAGTTTGTAAAAAAGAGCTTGAAGTGAAAGCAATATCTAAATTGGAAAAGCCATCACCCCCTCAGACAAGTACAGTTATTAAAACAAATACAGTACCGCAAACAGGAGATACAACACCCGTAAGACCTGTAATGGTGATTTTTTGTATAGCTGGGTTTGCTTTATTGGCTGGTATTTTGCTATTTGTGCAAACCAAAAAAGAGAAGAAAAGTAAAACGGATATAACAGATAAAGAAGAACAAACAAAGAATGATGAACAATAA
- a CDS encoding alpha-mannosidase, whose amino-acid sequence MENYRYERVKKICEDLRGLITVQSVAIPSFQMKKGLFLRPSEVDAHESDWVTFNPETDFWPGPDEHYWFRAEIEVPASFDKKPLWLSFVTQTTFWDAVNPQFLLFINGEVVQGLDTNHREVKLTDKAKAGDKFLIDLQAYTGRDNDHNRGTTSNLRLFSEMIEIDPSINEVFYNLETPNRIVSHLDKNNQSRIKLQIALEKAINLLDLRVPYSKEFYASVKECNAFLKDEVYGKLAGNDDVIATCIGHTHIDVAWWWTVEQTKEKVVRSFATVLKLMEEFDDYKFMSSQPQIYKFLKQRYPELFAKIQERVKEGRWETEGGMWLEADCNVTSGESLVRQFLHGKKFFKEEFNQDNKILWLPDVFGYSAALPQILRKSGIDYFMTTKIAWNQFNKLPMDTFWWKGIDGSEVFTHLITTQDVEQPKDSFYTTYNGKLDPICLMRAWDRYQQKDINNDVLISYGYGDGGGGPTREMIEHGVRMEKGITGAPKVRMESSRKYFDELYDRCADNKNLPRWVGELYLEYHRGTYTSMARNKRSNRKCELLWQDVEFFSVFAERLGLEYNAEEIYNSWEVILMNQFHDILPGSSIKEVYEVTKVEYEALESRANEIINEKVKALANAVNAKENDLVVFNSLSFDRDDAVIVDACGYEAVTAFKDQEGNILPVVKTTEGKLSFVPEFIPAKGYAVFTPVTEAVAVDERISVDGNEIDTPFYHITLDDACQFTSLFDKDANREVLKVGENGNVLRVYEDKPIYYDNWDIDIYYNQKSWVVDDVISMEWEENNSVRAVLKVVYKFLDSTITQRVIFYTNSRRIDFDTTVDWKQFNLLLKCEFPVDVNAIEATYDIQFGNIKRPTHKNTSWDCAKFEVCGHKWADLSEGGFGVALLNDCKYGYGITEGKMTLSLVKSGNCPNPTTDQEMHYFTYALLPHDEFNADEIAKEAYCLNVPTYGVKVTAPEAKLGFDSLVAIDVDNVMIETVKKAEDGNGFIIRMYEFENKRTNATITIGAGCTSVSECDLMENDIDTIDVNDSEFNITIKPYEIKTYRIQ is encoded by the coding sequence ATGGAGAATTACAGATACGAACGTGTCAAAAAAATCTGTGAAGACCTAAGAGGTCTGATTACAGTACAATCTGTTGCCATTCCATCTTTTCAAATGAAAAAGGGATTATTTTTAAGACCTTCTGAAGTAGATGCGCATGAATCTGATTGGGTTACTTTTAATCCTGAAACAGATTTTTGGCCAGGCCCAGATGAGCATTACTGGTTTAGAGCAGAAATCGAAGTACCAGCTAGCTTTGATAAAAAGCCATTATGGTTATCTTTTGTAACCCAAACAACATTTTGGGATGCTGTTAACCCTCAATTTTTACTATTCATCAATGGTGAAGTAGTACAAGGCTTAGATACGAACCATAGAGAAGTTAAATTAACAGATAAAGCAAAAGCAGGGGACAAGTTTTTAATTGATTTACAAGCTTATACCGGTCGTGATAATGACCACAACAGAGGAACAACGAGCAATCTTCGCCTATTTTCAGAAATGATTGAAATTGATCCTTCCATCAATGAAGTGTTCTATAACCTAGAAACACCAAATCGTATTGTTTCACATTTAGACAAAAACAATCAAAGCAGAATAAAATTACAAATTGCATTAGAAAAAGCAATCAACCTATTGGATTTAAGAGTACCATATTCTAAAGAATTCTATGCTTCTGTTAAAGAGTGTAATGCGTTTTTAAAAGATGAGGTATATGGTAAATTAGCAGGAAATGATGATGTAATTGCAACTTGTATCGGTCATACTCATATCGACGTTGCTTGGTGGTGGACTGTTGAACAAACAAAAGAAAAGGTTGTTCGTTCTTTTGCAACAGTATTAAAATTGATGGAAGAGTTTGATGATTATAAATTCATGTCAAGCCAGCCACAAATCTATAAATTCTTGAAACAACGCTATCCTGAATTATTCGCAAAAATTCAAGAGCGTGTAAAAGAGGGTAGATGGGAAACAGAAGGCGGTATGTGGCTAGAAGCAGATTGTAACGTAACATCTGGTGAAAGCTTAGTTCGTCAATTTTTACATGGTAAAAAGTTCTTTAAAGAAGAGTTTAATCAAGATAATAAAATTCTATGGCTTCCTGACGTATTCGGTTATTCTGCAGCATTGCCACAGATTTTAAGAAAATCTGGTATTGATTACTTCATGACAACAAAAATTGCATGGAACCAATTTAATAAGCTTCCAATGGATACATTCTGGTGGAAAGGTATCGATGGTTCTGAAGTGTTTACACATCTTATCACCACACAAGACGTTGAACAGCCAAAAGATAGCTTCTATACAACTTATAATGGTAAACTAGATCCGATCTGTTTAATGCGTGCTTGGGATAGATACCAACAAAAAGATATCAATAACGATGTGTTGATTTCTTACGGCTATGGTGACGGCGGCGGAGGACCAACTCGTGAAATGATCGAGCATGGTGTTCGTATGGAAAAAGGTATTACAGGTGCACCAAAAGTAAGAATGGAATCTTCACGTAAATATTTTGATGAGCTATATGATCGATGTGCAGATAATAAAAACCTACCTCGATGGGTAGGCGAGCTATATCTTGAATATCATAGAGGAACTTATACTTCTATGGCAAGAAACAAACGTAGCAACCGTAAATGTGAGTTATTATGGCAAGATGTTGAGTTCTTCTCTGTATTTGCTGAAAGACTAGGCTTAGAATACAATGCAGAAGAAATCTACAACAGCTGGGAAGTTATCTTAATGAACCAGTTCCATGATATTCTTCCTGGTTCTTCTATCAAAGAAGTATACGAAGTAACAAAAGTAGAATATGAAGCACTAGAAAGCAGAGCAAACGAAATCATTAACGAGAAAGTAAAAGCACTTGCAAACGCAGTGAACGCAAAAGAAAATGACTTAGTTGTTTTCAACAGCTTATCTTTTGACCGTGATGATGCAGTAATCGTTGATGCTTGTGGTTATGAAGCTGTAACTGCATTTAAAGATCAAGAAGGTAATATTCTTCCTGTAGTAAAAACAACGGAAGGCAAACTAAGCTTTGTTCCTGAGTTCATTCCTGCAAAAGGTTACGCAGTATTCACCCCTGTTACCGAAGCTGTAGCAGTAGACGAGAGAATATCTGTAGACGGTAATGAAATTGATACTCCTTTCTATCATATTACATTAGATGATGCTTGCCAATTTACAAGCTTATTCGATAAAGATGCTAACCGTGAAGTTTTAAAAGTTGGTGAAAACGGTAACGTACTTCGTGTATACGAAGACAAACCAATTTATTATGATAACTGGGATATTGATATTTATTATAATCAAAAGAGCTGGGTAGTAGATGATGTAATCTCTATGGAATGGGAAGAAAATAACTCTGTTCGTGCTGTGTTAAAAGTAGTTTATAAATTCTTAGATTCTACAATTACACAAAGAGTGATTTTCTATACAAACAGCCGTAGAATTGATTTTGATACAACTGTTGATTGGAAACAATTCAACTTACTATTGAAATGTGAGTTCCCAGTAGACGTAAATGCAATTGAAGCAACTTACGACATCCAATTTGGTAACATCAAACGTCCAACTCACAAGAACACTTCTTGGGATTGCGCTAAATTCGAAGTTTGCGGTCATAAATGGGCTGATCTATCCGAAGGCGGATTTGGTGTTGCATTGTTGAATGACTGTAAATATGGTTATGGCATTACAGAAGGCAAGATGACCTTATCTCTTGTGAAATCCGGTAATTGTCCTAACCCAACAACAGACCAAGAAATGCATTACTTCACCTACGCATTATTACCACATGATGAATTCAATGCAGACGAAATTGCAAAAGAAGCTTATTGCTTAAACGTACCAACTTATGGCGTAAAAGTAACTGCTCCTGAAGCAAAACTTGGCTTTGATAGTTTAGTTGCAATTGATGTTGACAACGTTATGATTGAAACTGTGAAAAAAGCAGAAGACGGTAACGGATTCATCATTCGTATGTATGAGTTTGAAAACAAACGTACCAATGCAACGATTACAATTGGAGCAGGTTGTACAAGCGTTTCTGAATGTGATTTGATGGAAAATGATATTGATACTATTGATGTAAACGATAGTGAATTTAATATCACAATCAAACCATACGAAATCAAAACTTATAGAATTCAATAA
- a CDS encoding glycoside hydrolase family 130 protein: MTMAKIIGNALPNMPWQDKPANCKDVLWRYDQNPIIKRDQQKNSNSIFNSAVVPWEDGFIGVFRCDSRSRSMDIFVGRSKDGINWTFEDEPISFVGEDPEILKREYRYDPRVVKIEDKYYVTWCNGYHGPTIGIGWTTDFVTFHQCENAFLPYNRNGVLFPRKINGKYAMVSRPSDTGHTPFGDIFYSESPDMTYWGKHRYVMGTINDDRSAWQSKKIGPGPIPIETDEGWLMFYHGVLNSCNGFVYSVGAALLDINEPWKVLYRTKPYLISPQTMYECVGDVPNVVFPCATLTDADTGRITIYYGAADTVTGLAFTTVDEVLAYMKENNLDA, from the coding sequence ATGACTATGGCTAAAATTATCGGTAATGCATTGCCTAATATGCCTTGGCAAGACAAACCAGCAAATTGTAAAGACGTTCTATGGCGTTATGACCAAAACCCAATTATTAAAAGAGATCAACAAAAGAACTCTAACTCTATCTTCAACAGCGCAGTAGTTCCATGGGAAGATGGATTTATTGGTGTATTCCGTTGTGACAGCCGCTCTCGTTCAATGGATATTTTCGTAGGTCGTTCTAAAGATGGTATCAACTGGACTTTTGAAGATGAACCAATTTCTTTCGTTGGCGAAGATCCTGAAATTCTAAAAAGAGAATACAGATATGACCCTCGTGTTGTAAAAATTGAAGATAAATATTATGTAACATGGTGCAATGGATACCATGGCCCAACAATCGGTATTGGTTGGACAACTGACTTTGTAACTTTCCACCAATGTGAAAACGCTTTCTTACCATACAACAGAAACGGCGTTTTATTCCCAAGAAAAATTAACGGTAAATACGCAATGGTATCTCGTCCATCTGATACAGGACATACTCCATTCGGCGATATTTTCTACTCTGAAAGCCCTGATATGACTTACTGGGGTAAACATCGTTATGTTATGGGAACTATTAATGATGACCGTTCTGCATGGCAATCTAAAAAAATCGGACCAGGCCCTATTCCAATTGAAACGGATGAAGGTTGGTTAATGTTCTACCATGGTGTATTAAACAGCTGTAACGGCTTTGTATACTCTGTTGGTGCTGCATTATTAGATATCAACGAGCCTTGGAAAGTACTTTACCGTACAAAACCTTACCTAATCTCTCCACAAACTATGTATGAGTGTGTTGGTGATGTTCCAAACGTTGTATTCCCATGTGCAACTTTAACTGATGCTGATACTGGAAGAATTACTATTTACTATGGCGCAGCTGATACTGTTACAGGTCTAGCATTCACTACAGTTGATGAAGTTTTAGCTTACATGAAAGAAAACAATCTAGACGCATAA
- a CDS encoding MerR family transcriptional regulator: MKEFFSPAEFAKLHGISKQSLLFYDKIGLFQPNTTDEHNGYRYYSVDQLEQLDTILMLKEIGVPLKEMKQYLQHRTTNEAISLLVKQKNELMQKIHNQKRIATRLDKKLQMLKGIKELNVSDGIEVSYYEEQYLYEVDVEPPYSEFNVNVAVKKLANEVTQKGLYYNYQIGVNVMMDDILQGQFLKPQRVYTILDEWIPDSHVRKSNAGYYAIIYHKGAYREAANSYQKLLYWIENNGYEICSDSYELCIVDNLTSGNEKDYLTEISIQVRNKNE, translated from the coding sequence ATGAAAGAATTTTTTTCGCCCGCTGAATTTGCAAAATTACATGGAATATCAAAACAATCTCTTTTGTTCTATGATAAAATCGGTTTGTTCCAACCTAATACAACGGATGAGCATAATGGCTATCGCTATTATAGTGTCGATCAGCTTGAACAATTAGATACTATTTTAATGCTAAAAGAAATCGGAGTTCCGTTAAAAGAAATGAAGCAATATTTACAACATCGAACCACAAATGAAGCAATTTCCTTATTAGTGAAACAAAAAAATGAGCTGATGCAAAAAATTCATAATCAAAAACGTATAGCAACAAGACTCGATAAGAAATTACAAATGCTGAAAGGAATCAAAGAGCTTAATGTAAGCGATGGAATTGAAGTTTCGTATTATGAAGAGCAATATTTATATGAAGTGGATGTTGAGCCGCCGTATTCCGAGTTTAATGTAAATGTTGCGGTAAAAAAGCTTGCAAATGAAGTTACCCAAAAGGGATTATATTATAATTATCAAATCGGTGTAAACGTAATGATGGATGATATATTACAAGGTCAGTTTTTAAAGCCACAGCGGGTATATACAATATTAGATGAATGGATTCCCGATTCCCATGTTCGAAAAAGCAACGCAGGCTATTATGCAATCATCTATCATAAAGGGGCATATCGAGAAGCTGCCAATTCCTATCAAAAGTTGCTTTATTGGATTGAAAACAATGGGTATGAAATTTGCAGTGATTCTTATGAGCTTTGCATTGTTGACAACCTTACAAGCGGTAATGAAAAAGATTATTTAACCGAAATTTCCATTCAAGTTCGCAATAAGAATGAGTAA
- a CDS encoding MATE family efflux transporter, whose protein sequence is MEKTFSQKLSYGGYLKFILPSILSLVFMSFYTTVDGFYVSHWIGPDALAAINIVIPVTCVSYGIAVMLAVGSGALVGIKMGEGKTKEAHQFFTFVTIALFIISIVLTIVGFVFLKDIMRLLGATDRLMPLVMQYGFWTVIITPPVMFKLYFEYYCRVDGKPKLAMTISISGLVLNIVLNYIFVAILDMGMDGVGIGTGLSIFLSGMIGCIYFLSGKSTTKFCKPTWAFRDFFSACFNGSSEMLIEMSTGITTFLFNITILKIVGENGISALSVITYLYYFFISFFFGISGGIAPLISYNYGARNFKNITRAIRHSAITLLWTSIVIFAISNIFAKPIIGIFTTDTNVMPLALNGLHLFSICFLFIGSNIYVSTHFTAIGNGKVSAILSVARSLVFVVIVILILPKLFGLNGVWLTVPVAEILTIGLSALYYYKNRFEWIELQTTI, encoded by the coding sequence ATGGAAAAAACATTCTCTCAAAAACTTAGTTACGGTGGATATTTAAAATTCATATTACCCTCAATCCTTTCTCTAGTCTTTATGTCCTTTTACACAACAGTTGATGGTTTTTATGTTTCCCATTGGATTGGGCCAGATGCACTTGCTGCAATTAACATAGTTATTCCTGTCACTTGTGTTAGCTATGGCATCGCCGTAATGTTGGCAGTTGGTTCCGGAGCTTTGGTTGGCATAAAAATGGGAGAAGGAAAAACAAAAGAAGCACATCAATTTTTCACTTTCGTTACAATCGCTTTGTTCATCATCTCTATTGTACTAACTATTGTAGGATTCGTTTTCTTAAAAGATATTATGCGTTTATTAGGCGCTACTGACCGTTTAATGCCCCTAGTAATGCAATATGGATTTTGGACTGTAATCATCACCCCTCCGGTTATGTTCAAGCTTTACTTTGAATATTATTGCCGTGTAGATGGAAAACCAAAGCTTGCAATGACAATTTCTATTTCGGGTTTGGTACTTAACATTGTCTTAAACTACATATTTGTTGCTATTTTAGATATGGGAATGGACGGAGTTGGTATCGGAACGGGGCTTTCCATTTTTCTTTCCGGTATGATTGGGTGTATTTATTTTTTATCAGGAAAATCAACAACAAAATTCTGCAAGCCTACATGGGCATTCCGAGACTTCTTCTCGGCTTGTTTCAACGGAAGCTCTGAAATGCTAATTGAAATGTCTACCGGTATTACTACCTTTTTATTTAATATTACGATTTTAAAAATAGTAGGGGAAAACGGTATTTCTGCATTATCCGTAATTACCTATTTATATTATTTCTTTATTTCGTTCTTCTTCGGTATTTCTGGTGGTATTGCTCCACTTATCAGCTATAATTATGGTGCGAGAAACTTTAAAAATATTACCCGTGCCATTCGCCACAGTGCAATCACCTTACTATGGACCAGTATTGTTATTTTTGCAATTTCTAATATTTTTGCTAAGCCAATTATCGGTATTTTTACAACAGATACAAACGTAATGCCACTTGCACTCAACGGACTCCATTTGTTTTCCATCTGTTTCTTGTTTATTGGCAGTAACATATATGTTTCTACTCATTTTACTGCAATTGGAAACGGAAAAGTTTCCGCAATCCTTTCTGTTGCAAGATCACTTGTTTTTGTCGTTATTGTAATTTTGATTTTACCAAAATTATTCGGATTAAATGGAGTATGGTTAACCGTTCCTGTTGCTGAAATTTTAACTATTGGATTATCTGCACTTTATTATTATAAAAACCGATTCGAATGGATTGAACTTCAAACCACTATATAA
- a CDS encoding DUF6054 family protein, with amino-acid sequence MASVSFQGEGNLQIVINAIQSSVLNSGMSCELIDQKQHTYNNGNVTFMVFEKYYMRSSNRASLSVLVTQIGNSILVDAIASGGGQGALFKFSWGAEDDFLYPVLSALKRLNFSEI; translated from the coding sequence ATGGCATCTGTTAGTTTTCAGGGGGAAGGCAATTTGCAAATAGTTATCAACGCAATTCAATCAAGTGTGTTGAATAGTGGTATGAGTTGCGAATTGATTGACCAAAAGCAGCACACCTATAACAATGGGAATGTCACATTCATGGTATTTGAAAAATATTATATGCGTTCTTCAAATCGTGCTTCTTTATCAGTGCTTGTAACCCAAATCGGCAATTCAATTTTAGTCGATGCGATTGCTTCGGGAGGCGGTCAAGGCGCACTATTTAAGTTTTCTTGGGGCGCTGAAGATGATTTTTTATATCCTGTTTTGTCTGCATTAAAGAGACTCAATTTTTCTGAAATTTAA
- a CDS encoding DUF6054 family protein, giving the protein MARIMMKGNANVDDIALLLKTEIKSSGHSCELIDMVERKYGELTMHVMVFERFYTRNMNRASLTLVVTGNPYTTIVDAICTIAGKGSLINFSWGAEEDFICIVQQILSNQGFQQASQE; this is encoded by the coding sequence ATGGCTAGAATTATGATGAAAGGTAATGCAAATGTAGACGATATTGCACTACTATTAAAAACAGAAATAAAAAGCTCAGGACATTCTTGTGAGCTAATTGATATGGTAGAGCGAAAATACGGAGAACTCACCATGCACGTTATGGTGTTTGAACGCTTCTATACACGTAATATGAATCGTGCTTCATTAACCCTAGTGGTTACAGGTAACCCTTACACTACCATTGTAGATGCTATTTGCACGATAGCGGGTAAAGGAAGCTTAATTAACTTCTCTTGGGGTGCAGAAGAAGATTTTATTTGTATCGTACAACAAATTCTATCCAATCAAGGATTTCAACAAGCGAGTCAAGAGTAA
- a CDS encoding MmcQ/YjbR family DNA-binding protein: protein MTKQELIDYCLTYPSTYLDYPFDEEWAAIRHQSNKKTFAFLYHRNHQLCMNLKCNPMEADFFRSVFSAVTPAYHMNKTHWNTVTIDGSMDENQIYDLIQISYQLTKAK from the coding sequence ATGACAAAACAAGAGCTAATCGATTATTGCTTAACCTATCCATCCACCTATTTAGATTACCCTTTTGATGAAGAATGGGCAGCTATTCGCCACCAAAGTAACAAAAAGACCTTTGCTTTTCTTTATCATCGCAATCATCAACTTTGTATGAATTTAAAATGTAATCCGATGGAAGCAGATTTTTTTCGCAGTGTATTTTCTGCAGTTACACCTGCTTATCATATGAATAAAACGCATTGGAACACTGTCACGATTGATGGAAGTATGGATGAAAATCAAATATATGATTTGATACAAATCAGCTATCAATTAACCAAAGCAAAATAA
- a CDS encoding AAA family ATPase yields the protein MSNFVQDIAVKITDNISQVIIGKEELIEKMLVSLFSNGHILLEDNPGTGKTTLAKSLAKSMDCAFKRVQFTPDLLPSDITGINYYNQKLGEFVLKRGSLFTNLLLADEINRATPRTQSALLECMEEHQVTIDGVTYPIEEPFIVIATQNPIETQGTFPLPEAQLDRFFMKLSMGYPSDKEEIAILNNFILHNPLSTLENVVTKQDILTAQEQVKAITVSDAVKDYIVRIVNATRTHEDITLGVSPRASLALMRASQSLAAINGREFVLPDDVKAICKEVLCHRIIVKNSHLLKQEILAPTIIQTILDTVEVPII from the coding sequence ATGAGCAACTTCGTTCAAGATATCGCTGTTAAAATTACGGATAACATAAGCCAAGTTATTATTGGCAAAGAAGAGTTAATTGAAAAAATGTTAGTTAGCCTATTTAGTAATGGGCATATTCTTTTAGAGGATAATCCGGGTACTGGTAAAACAACACTTGCGAAATCACTGGCAAAGTCTATGGATTGTGCATTCAAACGAGTTCAGTTTACACCCGACTTATTGCCATCTGATATTACAGGCATAAACTATTATAATCAAAAACTAGGCGAATTCGTATTAAAACGTGGTTCTCTCTTTACCAATCTTCTTTTAGCAGACGAAATTAACCGTGCAACCCCAAGAACACAATCTGCTTTATTAGAATGCATGGAAGAACATCAAGTTACAATTGATGGTGTTACCTATCCTATAGAAGAACCATTTATCGTTATTGCAACTCAAAATCCAATTGAAACACAGGGTACGTTTCCCCTTCCCGAAGCTCAATTAGATCGTTTCTTTATGAAATTATCAATGGGATACCCTTCTGATAAAGAAGAAATTGCAATTTTAAATAACTTCATACTACATAACCCGCTCAGTACGTTAGAGAATGTTGTTACAAAGCAAGATATCTTAACCGCTCAAGAGCAAGTAAAGGCAATTACAGTTAGTGATGCTGTAAAAGACTATATCGTCCGTATTGTGAATGCAACCAGAACCCATGAGGACATTACGCTTGGAGTTAGCCCACGAGCTTCCCTTGCGTTAATGAGAGCATCTCAAAGTCTTGCTGCAATTAACGGCAGAGAGTTTGTTCTACCGGATGATGTGAAAGCAATCTGCAAAGAGGTTTTATGTCATCGAATCATTGTAAAGAACTCTCATCTATTAAAACAAGAGATTCTCGCACCGACAATTATCCAAACAATTTTGGATACCGTAGAAGTCCCAATCATATAG
- a CDS encoding DUF58 domain-containing protein, with protein sequence MFHKIDYHCYFSNCEVYEGDTVELTEEICNAKWLPIPWFKSEFTTSKYLEFAQTLSIITDKKRFISSFFLLKGNKKVKRIWKVKCAKRGVFTIDKVTLIGSDLLGNFEGSLPVSLNIQIVVLPKPIPIEEITASNKYLIGEIAVRHQLIEDPFYLCGIREYTDLDPMNRINWLASAKEQKLMINQNGYTTKQSIQLILNIQSQEYERDYAINEDIVEDCIRVTTDIIYQSLQYNIPICFLSNTLVNNTPVISSIGTGHFHAMNLCRILAHLECKRDIEFDSYLSNLVIDNTVTDIILVTSYLNQAIISFAQMHRNVKIIVIGYSYYSNIPKDCDICSLYEYLKERGTNNEKQPA encoded by the coding sequence ATGTTTCATAAAATTGATTATCACTGCTATTTTTCCAATTGCGAGGTCTATGAAGGAGATACTGTAGAGTTAACGGAGGAAATCTGCAATGCGAAATGGCTTCCGATTCCTTGGTTTAAATCTGAATTTACAACTTCAAAATACCTTGAATTTGCACAAACTCTTTCTATTATTACGGATAAAAAACGATTTATATCCAGCTTCTTTTTATTAAAAGGGAATAAAAAGGTGAAACGTATTTGGAAAGTAAAGTGTGCTAAACGTGGCGTATTTACCATTGACAAAGTAACCCTTATTGGAAGTGATTTGCTTGGAAACTTTGAAGGCTCTCTTCCTGTTTCACTCAATATCCAAATTGTAGTCCTTCCTAAACCAATTCCGATTGAAGAGATAACTGCATCTAATAAATATCTTATTGGAGAAATTGCAGTAAGACATCAGTTAATTGAAGATCCATTTTACCTATGTGGTATACGGGAATATACGGATTTAGACCCAATGAATCGAATAAACTGGTTAGCATCTGCAAAAGAGCAGAAACTTATGATTAACCAAAATGGTTATACTACCAAACAAAGCATACAGCTTATTTTAAATATTCAGTCACAAGAATATGAACGTGATTATGCAATCAATGAAGATATTGTAGAGGATTGCATTCGTGTTACCACAGATATTATCTATCAATCGCTTCAATATAATATTCCAATCTGCTTTTTATCCAATACTCTAGTAAATAACACCCCTGTTATAAGCAGTATAGGCACCGGACATTTTCATGCAATGAACTTATGTCGCATTCTTGCACACTTAGAATGTAAACGTGACATTGAATTCGACTCCTATTTATCAAATCTGGTAATAGATAATACGGTTACCGACATTATCTTGGTTACTTCATATTTAAACCAAGCAATCATATCTTTTGCGCAAATGCACCGTAATGTAAAAATTATTGTAATTGGATATTCTTATTATTCAAATATCCCCAAAGACTGCGATATTTGCTCTTTATATGAATACTTGAAAGAACGAGGTACGAATAATGAAAAACAGCCGGCATAA
- a CDS encoding thiol-activated cytolysin C-terminal domain-containing protein, with protein sequence MADLIKLIHNGCFIARFIATWEELDNETATNEQSTTKSYYSHSVENNFTHIISSNKKVINLCVSIETCTGLAWDMWKRACDARNLPTDICTTFTTSGTVMNPKVTVSPPTEHVSQHII encoded by the coding sequence ATGGCTGATTTAATAAAGTTAATACATAACGGTTGTTTTATTGCTCGCTTTATTGCTACTTGGGAAGAACTTGACAACGAAACAGCCACGAACGAACAATCTACAACGAAAAGTTATTACTCTCATTCTGTGGAAAACAATTTTACCCATATCATTTCTTCGAATAAAAAAGTAATCAACTTATGTGTAAGCATTGAAACCTGCACCGGTCTTGCTTGGGACATGTGGAAAAGAGCATGTGATGCAAGAAATCTTCCAACAGATATTTGTACTACATTTACCACTTCCGGTACTGTAATGAACCCCAAGGTAACAGTATCGCCGCCAACAGAACACGTTTCGCAACATATTATATAA